CGGTGGTCTTATGGATAGTTTTAGCAAATTTGTTACGCAATTACAAGCCTTTGCTTCCAATGCTAACAGTTCCGAGTTTGACAGTATTGTGAGGGATGCTGCATCTACCTTAGTAAAACAGTTCAATCAGTATGCATCTCAAATCTCTATTGTGCGGGAGGAAAAGGAATACAACCTTAAGGAAGTAACTGAAAAGACGCTGAATGATTTAATGGGCAATATTGCCGAGTTGAATAAAAGTATCCGAGAGGTACAGAGCGGCGGCGGACAGGCTTTGGAGTTGAAAGACGAGCGGAACCTGCTGTTAGATCAGCTGGCAGAATACATGAAGATTGACGTAAAGTATTCACCAAAAGAGATGGCGGGCGGGATTGTCGTAGATGATGTAACCATCAGTATGGTGGGAGAAGACGGTTCTAAGCAGCCGCTGATACACAATGATAGTGCGTCTAGTTTTACCGTGAAGACGCAGGGGGATGACGGCTTGGATAAGGCGACCGTCACGATTGATAATTCCGCCATTGCGGCCAAGCAAATGGTGACCGATATCAATAACCTGTTAAAGGCGATGTCCACCGCCAACGCTGGATTGCAAAACATCAACAGCGAGTTGGCAAAATCGTATCCAAGCGATCCAGACGCTGACCCGGCAGGCTCTGCTTTAGATTACACCAGGTTGGCTGAAAAGCTGACGACCATAGCAGAATCTATCACTGGCTCAGGAGGCTATGATGAACAGATTGAGACGGCTAAAACGGCTGTTTCTGATGCTCAGACTGCCGTAAACAACGCATTGAAAGCTGATCCGAAGCCTAGCGAGGATGATATGAAAGCCCTGTACAAGACTTTAAATGATGCAGTCAGCAATAGGGCTACTTTGATAAACGCCAGAACAGCTGCCCTCAAGGAACAGGAAACTCTGGAAAAATACCAGTCTAAGTCTGCCAAGTATGCCGCCTCAGCAGTTAGCTGTGATGCAAAGATTAAGTCTGAATTAGCAGCTTACGGAATCACGGCTACTCAGATGTATACGCCGGGGGACTTCACTACCTGCTACTATACCTTTACCGATGCTGACGGCAACCCAGTGACAGATAAAAACGGTAATGCTGTCAAGTGGAATGCGGGAGCTACCTCGACCACTGTAGATCGGAGCAAGCTAGAATCCATAGGCATTTCCTTTGAAAGCACTTTTGATGCGGAAGAGTTGGCATCACCAGGAGCCTTGAAAGGTGCTTTGGAGATGCTTAACAGCGAAGGGGTATTCGACTATGAGGCCAACGAAGTTCGAGGAATCGGTTATTACGAGAAAATGCTGGACTCCTTGGCTAATCAGTTGGCAACTACTTTAAATAAACTGAACGATAACCCAAAGACCACTGGGGTGGTGGAAGATCTTTTCCAGACTTCTGATGGCGCCAGTGTTTTCACTGCTGAAAACCTGAGAATCTCTGATGGCTGGAAAAATGGTAAATATGGTATTACACCAAGTAAGACCACACAAGTAGGATCTGGAAGCAACTCCGGCCAGAGCGATAATATCCTGCTGATGATTTCTACCATTTCTACTAAAATGACCTATTCTACCGGTCCAGTGGCGAACAAGGACGTGAATGGCAATTACCTGAAGACTGCTGCTGACGGAACTACAAGTATTGGTGCCAATGGCAGGGATGGAAACGGAAATTATACTTTGGATGGGGCGTTAGTGGCGAATAAGGATATGGTCAACTATAAGTCCATAAATTTGACTAAAATTGATGATAACAATTATACAGATGGTACAAATACGTATACGAAGACAGCCGACAATGTATTTACTTACACGGACGGAACAAATACCACGGCCGTAAACAGTGACGGTATTATCTACAAAGGCGATGGAAGTACTGGTCAGTATCAGTTGGATGCCCAGACTCTTAGTCCATCTACGACCACTACTGGAGAATACGTGGGGCCAGACGGCACTACTGTAGTAGCCAACGGACAGGATGATGACGGCAACTATACTATGACCACCACCGATGCTGACGGGAAGAAGACTGTGGTTACTGTAGCCAATGCCGATGGCGTAATGTATAAGACTAACCCAGATGGCTCTATTGCAAAGGATAAGGAAGGTAAACCAATCTTAGACGCGGCGGAGAGCAAGCTGGATTATAGAAGTGAAAGTTTTCTATACAATGGTACTTTCCAGGAATATTTGGCTAATGTCAGCAATGTGGTATCTTTGGACATCAGTTCCATCAGCAATATGGCAGCTAACCATGAGACCATATTAGGAGAAATTCAGACGTCTAGAGATGCTATTTCCAGTGTTTCCCTAGATGAAGAAGGAGTCAACATCATGCAGTATCAAAAGGCTTACAATGCTTCGGCTCGGTTGATGACTGCTTTGGATGAGTGTTTGGAACGAATTATAAACCAGATGGGCAAAGCTGGACTGTAATTATAGAGAGGAATAGAGAGGTGAACATGCCATGAGAGTAACTCAGACGATGATGTCGCGCCAGTATACCACAAGAGTGAGTGGTGCGTTAAGCGACTTAAGCTATGTAAATAAACAGGTGGGCTCTGGACGAAAGTTTTTTAAGGGCTCTGAGAATCCCAGCGGAGCGGCAAAGGCTTATCAGCTGCGTCGCCAGGCAATCCAGGCCGATGATTACATGACTAACGTAACGGACGCTCAGTCGACACTGTCTACCAAAGAAAGTGCAATGACTCAGGTGAGCAAAGCCTTGGAAGATGTGTATAGCAGCTTGCTCTCCATTATGGATGGAACGAAGAATACAGCAGAAGATAAGGCTATCGTGGCTCAGCAGTTTCGCAGTGTTCAGGAGACGATTGTCAAAGATATGAATACGAAGTATGGGGATAAATTTTTGTTCGGAGGCAGCAACTTGGAGGATGTTCCTTTCGAGCTGAAAGAAAATGTACTTACCTATCGGGGCGTAGATGTCAGCGGTAACACCGATTATGTGTGGCCGGATGGGACTGCTACAGATAGCAATGCCCTTCTTTCGCAACTGGCTGGAGATACGCTGTACACGGACTTGGGCTTTGGATTGGAGTTTAAGGACGGAGAGGTAATCAGCAGCAGCGCCTACAATACGGCTACGGCGGGAATCAATGTCATCGGGTACGGTACAGACGACAATGGCTTAGCCAACAACATGGTGGTGCTCATCGGTGATATGGCGGCGATGCTGGACAGCGATTGTGAACAATCGGAATTGGGGGATTACCTAACTAAATTTAAGCAACTCAAGCAAAACGTGCTCAATGCCACTACCCAGACGGGCAGCGACAGCATGTTTCTGCAGTATACCCAGTCTAGGCTGGAAGATCTGCAGGACAACATTGCCGATAAAATCAGTGATGTGGAATACATTGATTCGGAGGAAGCCATCATGAGTTTAAACTCCGTGGATTATATGTATCAGGCCTTGTTAAAGACCGGACAGAACATTTTGTCGAACTCCTTCATCGACTTTATGTCCTAATTCATCTTTTTAAGGGCATTTATCGGTATAATAAATAGGTGTGTAATCGCGTTATGACAGGGAAGTTTTAAAGCGTGTATATTCAAGGAGGAATAATTATGCAGCAATTAATAGAAATTAAAACAGTCCCTATTTCTATTGAATATAGGGTTACGGACTGCGAATATAAGCCAGCCAAGTCCACTGTTGAAGTAGAGATGTCGACCGAAAAAGGCGGCTTGCATATGAAAAGCCGTCCCATCAAGTTAAATATTGATACCTTTGAAGCTCGGCGCAGTGTGAATCCTACGGTGAAGGATTCTATGACTAATTATGCCAATAAAGGAAAGCAGGCAGCTTATGAGGCTACTGCCAGGTATGCGGAAGAGGGGCAGATTTATATGGATGTGAAGTTTACCGATGAAGCCCTGCGCCAGATATCGGAACTGCGGCTGGGAAATAACCAGCATCAGACTCCGAACATCCGTTGGATTCCAGATCATCCGGCAGACATCTCTTGGGAGCCTGGAGACTTGAGTATTCGCTATGAGATGGATAAGCTGAACTTTGACTTTAAGCAAAACAAGCAGCCATTAGAATTTACGCCGGGAGATATTGAACTGGTTGTCACTCAGTGGCCAGACGTCATCATCAACTACATTGGCGGTCCGCTCTATGTGCCGCCAAGTGCAGATCCGAGCTACGTAGGGTCGGAGGAAAAGTAAGAGGAAGTGTACATGAAGACAAAATATTTTGGCATGGTAAAGGTTCCGGAGGAACGGATTATTACCTTCCCTTCTGGTCTCTTCGGCTTTGAGAAACAGACCCGGTATGTGCTGCTGGGGTTTGCAGAAGATCACTTGGATACGGGGGACGATTGGCTGCTCTGTTTGCAGTCAGCAGAAGACCCAGAGCTGGCCCTGATGGTTTTAAACCCTTACTACATCTGTGCGGACTATAATCCTTACCAGATGCCGGAAAAGCACTTGTCCGAGATTAAGCTAGGTCAGGAAACGAAGCATACAGTTTGTTGTATAGCGGTGATTCGGGATAAGTTTGAAGAGTCCACTGTGAACCTTAAGTGTCCAATTATTTTCAACCTAGAAAATAGGCTGGCGAAACAGTTTATTTTGGAGGATTCTGACTATTCCATGCGGCAGCCTATGGTGCCGAAGGAGGGTTAACGTATGCTGATACTTACGAGAAAGCAGGGAGAAGCTTTCCTGATAGGCGAGAATATCGAAATCTCCATTTCAGAGATTAATGGAGACCGGGTACGTATTGCCATCGAAGCGCCGAAGGAGGTTAAAATCTTGCGGAAGGAACTGAAGGATGCTGGGGATTTGAATATTGAAGCTGCAGGAACGGCCATGTTGCCTACGGCGGAGAACTTATCTAACTTTGCCAATTTAGTACGAAAACAAGCGGAAAAAAAA
The genomic region above belongs to Aminipila butyrica and contains:
- a CDS encoding FlgK family flagellar hook-associated protein produces the protein MLRSTFYSFTTALRGMTTAQKQLDVTGQNISNVSTTGYTRQRADVYSAAAAGSADQYSTRTSTQVGQGSVVGSISQIRDSFLDVRFRREAANLGEQEAKLDTLKDLSMVFDEIENGGLMDSFSKFVTQLQAFASNANSSEFDSIVRDAASTLVKQFNQYASQISIVREEKEYNLKEVTEKTLNDLMGNIAELNKSIREVQSGGGQALELKDERNLLLDQLAEYMKIDVKYSPKEMAGGIVVDDVTISMVGEDGSKQPLIHNDSASSFTVKTQGDDGLDKATVTIDNSAIAAKQMVTDINNLLKAMSTANAGLQNINSELAKSYPSDPDADPAGSALDYTRLAEKLTTIAESITGSGGYDEQIETAKTAVSDAQTAVNNALKADPKPSEDDMKALYKTLNDAVSNRATLINARTAALKEQETLEKYQSKSAKYAASAVSCDAKIKSELAAYGITATQMYTPGDFTTCYYTFTDADGNPVTDKNGNAVKWNAGATSTTVDRSKLESIGISFESTFDAEELASPGALKGALEMLNSEGVFDYEANEVRGIGYYEKMLDSLANQLATTLNKLNDNPKTTGVVEDLFQTSDGASVFTAENLRISDGWKNGKYGITPSKTTQVGSGSNSGQSDNILLMISTISTKMTYSTGPVANKDVNGNYLKTAADGTTSIGANGRDGNGNYTLDGALVANKDMVNYKSINLTKIDDNNYTDGTNTYTKTADNVFTYTDGTNTTAVNSDGIIYKGDGSTGQYQLDAQTLSPSTTTTGEYVGPDGTTVVANGQDDDGNYTMTTTDADGKKTVVTVANADGVMYKTNPDGSIAKDKEGKPILDAAESKLDYRSESFLYNGTFQEYLANVSNVVSLDISSISNMAANHETILGEIQTSRDAISSVSLDEEGVNIMQYQKAYNASARLMTALDECLERIINQMGKAGL
- a CDS encoding flagellin N-terminal helical domain-containing protein, with amino-acid sequence MRVTQTMMSRQYTTRVSGALSDLSYVNKQVGSGRKFFKGSENPSGAAKAYQLRRQAIQADDYMTNVTDAQSTLSTKESAMTQVSKALEDVYSSLLSIMDGTKNTAEDKAIVAQQFRSVQETIVKDMNTKYGDKFLFGGSNLEDVPFELKENVLTYRGVDVSGNTDYVWPDGTATDSNALLSQLAGDTLYTDLGFGLEFKDGEVISSSAYNTATAGINVIGYGTDDNGLANNMVVLIGDMAAMLDSDCEQSELGDYLTKFKQLKQNVLNATTQTGSDSMFLQYTQSRLEDLQDNIADKISDVEYIDSEEAIMSLNSVDYMYQALLKTGQNILSNSFIDFMS
- a CDS encoding DUF6470 family protein, whose protein sequence is MQQLIEIKTVPISIEYRVTDCEYKPAKSTVEVEMSTEKGGLHMKSRPIKLNIDTFEARRSVNPTVKDSMTNYANKGKQAAYEATARYAEEGQIYMDVKFTDEALRQISELRLGNNQHQTPNIRWIPDHPADISWEPGDLSIRYEMDKLNFDFKQNKQPLEFTPGDIELVVTQWPDVIINYIGGPLYVPPSADPSYVGSEEK
- the fliW gene encoding flagellar assembly protein FliW, with amino-acid sequence MKTKYFGMVKVPEERIITFPSGLFGFEKQTRYVLLGFAEDHLDTGDDWLLCLQSAEDPELALMVLNPYYICADYNPYQMPEKHLSEIKLGQETKHTVCCIAVIRDKFEESTVNLKCPIIFNLENRLAKQFILEDSDYSMRQPMVPKEG
- a CDS encoding carbon storage regulator — translated: MLILTRKQGEAFLIGENIEISISEINGDRVRIAIEAPKEVKILRKELKDAGDLNIEAAGTAMLPTAENLSNFANLVRKQAEKK